A single Triticum dicoccoides isolate Atlit2015 ecotype Zavitan chromosome 2A, WEW_v2.0, whole genome shotgun sequence DNA region contains:
- the LOC119357377 gene encoding polycomb group protein EMF2B-like — MCPQLSPDEKLASEESLKLYCRPIEWYNIIQHRAAKNPTFLQRCLDYMIEARRKKRIQLTVSLSRGTNTACREQNIFPLYVLLATPTSNISLEEHPSIYRFSRAYFLTSFGGFGSKDHTKATFVIPDIENLASSRASNLNIIIISRGQVGEDIGENNCTGGHLEQSALQKLEGKCFWGNISINLLRLSLENHASTLNLGHTMKLTSTVEMRPSFLEKKFLEQDNCLTFCSHKVDATCGNGLCLRSCLTASHAVSTVARCRCQHCRHCMQARQLGRLRAGNVHFNYKYYKNTMQKTEVTEDFACPFCFVKCGSYKGLGCHLNSSHDLFHFEFWISEERQAVDVSLKADAWRIELGPEGVDPIHQTFSYCSRFKTRRSVTTSVKISLDDDISVERASVDPSQASPTV, encoded by the exons ATGTGCCCTCAGTTGTCTCCAGATGAGAAGCTTGCTTCTGAAGAAAGCCTCAAGTTGTACTGCAGACCAATTGAGTGGTACAATATTATTCAACATCGAGCTGCTAAAAAT CCCACTTTCCTGCAAAGATGCCTTGATTACATGATAGAAGCAAGACGAAAAAAGAG GATTCAATTAACTGTATCACTCTCTCGAGGTACAAATACTGCATGTCGAGAACAGAATATCTTCCCTCTTTATGTTCTGTTAGCTACACCTACTAGTAACATTTCACTTGAAGAG CACCCTTCCATATATCGATTCAGTCGGGCCTATTTTCTTACATCTTTTGGTGGATTTGGTAGTAAAGATCACACCAAAGCTACATTTGTAATTCCAGACATCGAGAATTTAGCATCCTCCAGAGCTTCCAACCTTAACATTATCATTATCAGCCGTG GACAAGTTGGAGAAGATATTGGTGAAAACAACTGCACCGGGGGCCATTTGGAACAATCTGCTCTCCAAA AACTTGAAGGGAAATGTTTCTGGGGTAATATATCAATTAATTTACTTCGTTTGTCATTGGAGAATCATGCGTCAACTTTAAATTTGGGACATACCATGAAGTTAACTTCTACGGTTGAAATGAGACCAAGTTTCTTAGAG AAAAAATTTCTTGAGCAAGACAATTGCTTGACATTTTGCTCTCACAAGGTTGATGCTACG TGTGGCAATGGGTTATGTCTCCGCAGCTGTTTGACTGCAAGCCATGCTGTGAGCACTGTCGCACGCTGTCGCTGCCAGCACTGTCGCCACTGCATGCAAGCAAGACAACTG GGCAG ATTAAGAGCTGGAAATGTGCATTTCAACTACAAGTATTACAAAAATACTATGCAAAAGACTGAAG TCACTGAAGATTTTGCTTGCCCCTTTTGCTTCGTAAAGTGTggaagctacaag GGCCTGGGGTGTCACCTGAACTCATCACATGACCTATTCCACTTTGAGTTTTGG ATATCTGAAGAACGCCAGGCTGTTGATGTTAGTCTGAAGGCTGATGCATGGAGAATAGAG CTTGGGCCTGAGGGAGTTGATCCAATACATCAAACATTTTCCTACTG CTCAAGGTTTAAGACTAGAAGGTCGGTAACCACATCTGTGAAAATAAGCCTTGACGATG ATATTTCTGTGGAACGTGCTTCTGTTGATCCTTCTCAAGCATCACCGACAGTATGA